ATTTTTGAAAAAACAGTCAACTTCTCGAGTGTTTTTTCGAGTTGGAAGGCAGAATTGCAAAGACGATCCAGATAATCGCGATTCGTTTCATCCATATCGGAAGCATGGCTTTGTAAATGACGGCCAAAGGTGGCGATTTTTGTGACCAATTCATAAAAATGATGGGGGACCGCGTATTCCGCCTCCTTGGATGGAGTGAAACTTTTTTCCACCGTTAACGCACCAACAACCACGCCGCTAGCATTTTTGATCGGTGAGGAGGTCAGAGCAACGTCAATGATTCTTCCGTCTTTTCGGGCATGACGCGTTTCATAATGGTCCACAACTATACCATAACCGATTTTGTTGAGAATGCGCCCCGTCTCCCTCTCTTTATTTTCCGGCACAAGCATGGAAATATTGTGTCCCACTGTTTCATACGCCGTGTATCCGTAAAGTTTCTCGGCGCCGGCATTCCAGCTGACAATGGTTCCGTCGAGCGTTTCGGTGATAATGGCATCATCGGAAGATTTCAAAATAGAGTTGAGATGTTTCAGCGCCATCTCCTTTTTTTCAATCAAGGTGTGAGTCGTAAAGAAAAGAAGAAGGGTCAAACAAAGACCCACTCCAAGAATGTAATAGGGTCTATTCGGATTAACCAACGCATGGAAAGCGGGAAGAGAGTGAAAGGAAAGTGCCCAAAAATGGTCTCCAACTTTTATTGTTGATTCCTCTTTCAACAAAGAACCATCTTCTCCGGAAAATGTTGAAAACAATAGGGACTCCGGATTGGGTTCGAGTCCGTCATAAACAGCAAGCATCATATTCGATTTTTCAGGAGCCGCAATATCCTGCAAAAATTTTTCAGCAACAAATAGGCCATAAACCCAACCCCGCAGAGAATTCCTTCTTTCAAAAACCGTTAATTCCTGTACGGCAACACCGGATTGGTATATCGGCATGAGCTGATAAAAACCGGCTTTCAGATTTTTTTCATGGCGCACCATAATTTTTGAAGAGAGGGCGTGCCGTCCCGTATCACGGCTCACTTCCGCGGCCTGTCGCATCATGGAATCCGGAAAATGAGCGCGACCGCTTTCGATATACTCCACAGCTTTAAGCTCCGGAAAATTTTCTTTCAAAGCCAATATGCGCACATAGCGTTGCCAGCTATTGTGATTAATGGAGTAACCTTGTTCAAAGAAAGCTTTTGTGCTGACCAGAATTTTTTCGTAGGATTCGATCCGCGCGGTGATTTTTTCTTTTATTTGATTGGTTTGTTCACGAAACAGATTTTGCGTTCTCTCTTTCGTAAAAATACTCGCATCAATAAAACCCCACGCCGTCACAGCCAAAATGAGAAAAGCAATAATCCACGGCACCAAGAGAGTCCTCTTTTGAACTTCTCTTTCAACCTGTCTAAAAAATCTGGGCAATGTCATGCCTCCCTTGCGCACACTAGCCCCCTCGAGAAGATTATGTAGCAATCTATATGCCAAAAAATCCTGTTATTCCGCGTGCTTTTCCGATTCGGCCAATTTGAAAAACCTGTCTTAACCGATACTTATCAGTTTATGGAATGCGTCTGTTTTTTGACACGTCCCCAAAAGGGTAGAAATCAACTTTTTTTCGTCAAAAAAATGACGTATGGGGAAATGATGAAATTTTTGTTTGTGGAAATTTTGTTGTTTTTTCTCAGCGTCACAACTTTTGCGACAGAGGAAGGGCGTTTTTTTTATCATGGCAATGGAAAACTAAAAATCAGTAACGCGTCAAAACTTCGCGGTCTCTCGCCAAGATTAATTGCCCTTATCGATTATTTGCAGGAACAACTCTCTTACGGAAAAGGAACTGTTAAAATTTTGTCGGGATATAGAAGCCCGCAATACAATGAAAATCTGCGCAAACAGGGAAGGCTGGCGGGAAAAGCGAGTCTTCATTTGGAAGGCATGGCGGCTGATTTTGTCATGGAGGGAGTAAGCGCCAAAAAAATGTGGGAATATGCACGGCAATTAAATTGTTGCGGGGTTGGTTTTTATCACGGCAATGCAATTCATCTCGATACCGGGCCTCCGCGTTTCTGGGATGAAACAACTTCCAAAGTTTATACCGATATTTCAACACACAATAAACAGATTTATGCCGTAACCCGTTACGATATTTATCATCCGGGAGAAAATTTGACTTTTCAGATTGTCCGCGCCACCGAATATCCCTTTGGAATTAAAAATGAAGTGCGGATTATGAATGATGGGAATGAATGGAAAAAAGTCAATTTGGAAAACAAGGAGGATTGTATTGTAGTGCATAACCGTGAAGAGGCACAACAGTTTACCATTCCTATATTGCAACTGTTGGATGGCGGAGCCCAACAACTTAGCATCCAAATAAGTTTCTGCAATAAACCCTCGGATGAAATGCCGGATCAGATATTGTCCAACCCTTTTGTGATTGTTACACAAGAATAAAAATGTTAGCCGTGCTAGAGCCTGTTGAAAAATATCATTCCCGCGAAGCTTGTCCCTGCAGGTAGTAGGCAGGGAGCCGGAATCCAGTAATGAATCGCTGGATCCCTGCCTTCGCAGGGATGACAAAAAATACATTTTTCAGCACTCCCTTTAGCAACACGGCAAGCGGGCCCTTAGCTCAGCGGTCAGAGCGGTCGGCTCATAACCGATTGGTCCCAGGTTCAAATCCTGGAGGGCCCACAGGAAAAATGGCCGACCGAGAGGGAGGCCATTTTTCTTCCTCCGTTTTCCATTCTCTATTTTCAACTTTTCGTCTTGACCGCCAAATGCTTTGCTAGTAGCGAAATTCGAGGCTCTTGCTTTTAATCCGAGCCAGTACATTTTGGAACCTGGGAGGCAGGATGTTCAACCATTAGCGATTGCCCCCGCGTGGGGAGACAACCAATTAGAAGAAACGGCAAATTTGTTGGCGCAGATTCGTAGCTTGCTACAAGAAATTGGAGTGTCTGTTATTCCCGGCGCCAATGATGTGGTGGACTTTTATGAATTTTTATTTGGAAAGGATTATTTGTCTGGGCGTGAATTAACACCTTTTGAACGTTCCTTTTCCGCAGTGGGTTTGGTGATTGGTAGTGGACATGGGTTTAGAAAAGGAGGCGAGAAAGTAAAAAAGCTGATACAGGAAGGAATAAAACGAGGAACCCTCAAAGAAGGGGCGGGAAGGGGGGCAACGCAAGCGTTGGAACGAGGACTGGAGGGACTAAAACCGAAATATACGGTTAGATCCGCGGCACATGTGGAGCCAAATCATGTAAATCTAAACCGAGAAAAAAGAAGATCAAAATTCTTACCTGAGGAAGGTGGTCAAGCTTTTGTGGATGAAGTAGCAGAAAAGGCTTGGAAGCAGGGAAATGTTACCATTCAACCTCAGGATGGACGGATTCGTTTCGATGCAAATTTAGGCAGAACGGTTGGAACTCGCGGCGAAACAAGAGGGCGGGTTATTCTTGATCCTAGTTCGGGTGAAGTTATTACTCAGTTTCCTCAGAAATGAAATTTTTATGTCGAAAGACATGGCGATTGGGAAAACTAAAGAGGAATCAGATGAAAAAGAAACAGCCCTCAAGTTGGGGGATGACTTTCTTGGCGAAGTGTATGTCTGCTTAAAACCCTTACAAAAGCAATATCCTCTTTTGTGGATGTTAGTTGAGGATTTTTATCGTGATGTCTTCTTTTCAATGAATGAAGCGAAACAACTGGAAAAGGAAGTTGGTCATTTTTTGGCCATCTCACCACGGATTAGCAATGACAGCATCGTTTGGTTGCATATCATTAAAAATCTTTGTCAGGAGACAACTGATAAAGATATGACCCTATTTTGTGATGCCGATTAATTTGTGGCATAGTGGAATTCATCAGAACGTCAGGGGAAGTTGTTACTCAATTTCTTCAAAAGTGAGATAGTCATGTCAAAGGGTTTATTATACATAACGTCATAAGTAATTGCGCATAGATGTCATTCTGAGCGAAGCGAATGTGTTCAGGATGACAACCATGAAAAACGCATTTTCCACCACTCCCCTGATGCAAAAGACTTGTTTGTAAAACTCAAAGAAAAAACGCACTGGAAAAATATGAAGTGATCCAAAGTGCAACAAAATGATTGAGCTCCCCTCCTCAAAAAGCATTACTCATCGCGCGTTGATTTGTGCCGCGTTGGCCTCTGGTAAAAGTGTGATTTTGAATCCGCTTGTTTGTGATGATACGATGACAACGTGTGATGTGCTGGAAAAACTGGGGATTCAGATTGAAAAATCTGCACAGACTTGGGTTGTGCGTGGTGGCAATTGGATACGGGAACTGGATTCCCGCTTTCGCGGGAATGACAAATCAGGGATTTCTAGAACTGTTCTAAACTGCAACGAATCGGGGACGACGTGGCGCTTTATCACGGCGCTAACCTCTTTTTTAAAAATTCCGTGTGAAATTACCGGAAAAGAATCACTCCTTCAAAGACCCATCAAACCCTTATTGGAAGCTCTTCAGTGCGCCGATGAAACAATTTTTCTTAATGGAAATGTCAGTTCCCAATTTCTCTCGGGCGTTTTGCTCGTGGCGCCTCTGTCCGATAAACCTCTTACAATTAAACTCACCACACCGCTTGTTTCAAAACCTTATGTGGAGTTGACCCTTGATGTGCAGAAAAAATTTGGAATAAAAATTAGAACCAAAAAAAATTTCTCAGATTTTTATATAACACCGCAAAAATATCAACCCACGAAAATGGAGATTGAAAAAGACTGGTCGTCCGCCGCATTTTTTATTGCCGCGGGTCTTTTGTCAAAACCTCTCACACTGACAAATCTTAATCCGAAAAGTTTGCAGGCAGACCGCGCAATTGAAACCATTGCAAAGGAGATGGGGGGGGAACTGGAGTGGAACGGAAATGATCTGAATATTTTTCCCTCAAAACTGCGGGCGATCGAATGGGATATCAAAGATTCCCCCGATCTTTTTCCGATTGTTTCTGTATTGAATGCGTGCGCGGAGGGAAAAGGCAAACTCACAGGCATTGAAAATCTGAAATTTAAAGAATCCAACCGATTGAAAACAATGCAAAAACTTTTAAAAAACCCGAACGTCATTGATTCAACAGACCACCGCATCATCATGGCTGGCGCGGTTCTGGGGTTGGCGCACAAACAAACACCCAAAATCCTGCACCCTTCATGCGTCTCCAAATCCTTTCCCAATTTTTGGACGGCCTTCGACAAGATTAGAGCGTAATATCTCTATCCATCACGGTCTTACGGCCTTCTTGTTTGGCGTGTTCGATCGCCTGATCGATTGTCTTCTTCAACACCGCAGTTAAGGCTTCGAAAGAATTTCCCGAAGTATTCATGTCGGCTTTTTCTTTGATGTACTTTTTGACCTTGGAGGCCACAACCAGAACTTCACTCATGATAAGCTCCTTTATAAAAGGACCGTTTCGAAGTGGCTCAACACTTTGAACCCCTGAAAGCGATCATTAATTTCTTGTTTGGTTAATTGACGCATTCTATCCAATCCAAAATCTTCCACTTGAAAACTGGCCATCACGGAGCCGCAAATCATGGCTCTCTTCAAGGCGGTTTCACTCAGATCACCATTTTGACTGGCAAGATAGCCCATGAAACCACCCGCAAAACTGTCTCCGGCACCAGTCGGATCTTTCAAATCTTCCAGCGGATAAGCCGGCGCGGAAAAAACAGATTCCCCGGTAAACAGCAAGGCACCGTATTCACCGCGTTTGATCACAAGAGTTTTTGGGCCCCAACTGCGAATCAATTTGGCGGCCTTCACCAAATTGCGTTCCCCGGCCAATTGGCGGGCTTCCCCTTCGTTGATCAACAGAATATTCACCTTTGCGAGAGTCTTTTTTAATTCACTTCGTTTGCCGCTGATCCAAAAATTCATGGTGTCCATTGCCACAAATTTGGGAGTCTGAACCTGTTCCAAAACCTTGAGCTGTAATTCGGGATCAATGTTGGCCAAAAAGACATGAGGAGATTTTTGAAAATGAGCAGGCAAGGACGGATTAAACTGGGCGAAAACATTAAGATGCGTTTCCAAAGTCTGGGCTTCGTTCAAATCAAAACCATAGCGCCCTTTCCAATGAAATGTTTTTCCTTCGGGCTGAATTTGAAGACCTGTGAAATCAACACCGCGGGCTCTTAAAAAGGTGATTTCCCGTTCATCAAAATCGCCCCCCACAACGCCGACTAATTGTACCGGAGTAAAAAAAGAGGCGGAAGCCGAAAAGTGTGTAGCGGCACCGCCCAGAACCCGATCCTTTTTTCCGAAGGGGGTTTCTAAGTCATCATACGCAACAGATCCAACGACAAGAATACTCATAGTGAGGAGGCACCAAAAACGATTTTCAAGGCGTTGTCAAGGGGACTTGTTTTAGGACTAAAACACGGACCTCTCTTGGAAGCGAAGTTTCTTTCCATGTAACGACACTTCCATGATAAAAAAGATAACTATCCAGATTTTTATCTCTAAAGTAAAACTCATCCCCTACATAAACTCCTCGGACATCCACCGCGGGTTCCTTTTTCGTTATAATATCCAACGCTTTAATAACTTTAACCAAGACACCATAAGAAATTTTTCCTGCGTTGTATTGTTCAAGTACGGCTTCCAAGACATTCAGCGCCAAAATATTTTGGGAATCCTGAATTCGCTGAACCGTCTTTTTCCGCCACAGTTTAAACCAAAAACCGACAAATCCTTTATCAGAAAGGAGATCTAATTCTTCACGAATTTTTGCAACTTCACCCAAATACCGGCTGGAATAATTTCCAAAATCAAATTTTTGCCACACGGCCTTTCCATGAATATTTGTAATCAAAATCATTTCTGGTGTGCTCGTTTCTGTTCTCACTCTTCTAGCCAATTCTATCTCAAGAGCTTCCCGGGAAGTGGCCACGGCAAATCGTTGCCCACCCCTGTAAGCCACAGCGGCGGAAAGTTTCGGGTGTTGCGTACGCAAAGATATTCGATCTTTATCCTCTTTATCCATCGCCTCTGTTACTCCTACAACACTTCCTGTCGACGGGCTTACCATGCGACCAACGCCAAAGGCCGTAGCCACAACAGCTCGCGCATCTGGATTAAATCGTTGAGTACCCGGACTAACCTGAGCTCGCACCAATAACTCCTGAATGCGTGTAGCATCTCGACGGACAAGTTCGTAAACAGTTATCTTGAATTCTCTCCGATCCAGAACACCTGCCGGGTCTCGAAGCAGAGCAAGAGCCGAAGACAAATCAGTCAAGCCTTCATGATCAAAAAGACCTTCAAGGATAGAAAGTTGCACTTCTGGCAAACTGCCATCCACAAGAAGATCTGTGAAACCAGCAGGATTGGTAAATGAGGGGAAGGGCGCTACTAAAGCTGAGGGGTCGATAGCCATTTTTACTCTCCTTATTTATTCATTACAAAAACACGTCACAACCGCCATAGTTATCGTCGCCCCCCAAAAAAGGTTGCTAACTTTTTTTAAAAATTGAAGCAACCTTTTTGATGTGGTTGCCGAAGACTCTGTAGATGAATACAACTCTTTCTTTCTTTCTTTCTTTCTTTCACCACTTTTGAGGCCTTTCAAGGCTCTATTGCCGCGGGATGGGGCGAGAATACCGGCGGCATTCTGATGGAAATTCAAGCGGTACTTGTTGACTCCGGTGTCGGCAACAGCACCATCAACACTTTTTCTGAACGCCTTCAACAATATACCCAAGCGGCTCTTCGCCAGAACGGCGAAGCACAGAGACAAATTTTACGAAGTATAGCAGAGGGATTTTCACAGGCTCATTATGAACAAGCCCGCCCCCGTCTTTTGGCTGTTTTCCCCGGAACCCACCGGTTTGCCGAGTCAGCACAAGACGCTTTGGACTCGCTGATAACTCTGCCACCCGACAGCAAGCTAATGCAAATTCTGGAAAGTTTTGATGACGGCAATTATACCCTTCGCTTATACCTGTTCCATCTAAGGGCGAAAAAAGCGCTCACAGAGAACCTTGACCAATTGGAATTCTTAAAACAATGCGGCATTGAAAAATTTGAAACGCAGGCCGATGTATTCCGGAAAAAACTGGAAGCTCTGGCAGACCCTGCAAAATTGAAAAGCAGGTTACCCGAAAAACTTGCGGAGATACAAAAAATCGAAAGAGCTATCGAAGATTTGAATACAAAAGAGTTGAATAGAAGAAGACCCGTCGTAGCAAAAAGAAAACCCGCTCCAACTCCCCGCGAGAAAAAACCAAAGGCAAGAGTTGCAACTCCTCCG
The Deltaproteobacteria bacterium DNA segment above includes these coding regions:
- a CDS encoding PAS domain S-box protein, translated to MTLPRFFRQVEREVQKRTLLVPWIIAFLILAVTAWGFIDASIFTKERTQNLFREQTNQIKEKITARIESYEKILVSTKAFFEQGYSINHNSWQRYVRILALKENFPELKAVEYIESGRAHFPDSMMRQAAEVSRDTGRHALSSKIMVRHEKNLKAGFYQLMPIYQSGVAVQELTVFERRNSLRGWVYGLFVAEKFLQDIAAPEKSNMMLAVYDGLEPNPESLLFSTFSGEDGSLLKEESTIKVGDHFWALSFHSLPAFHALVNPNRPYYILGVGLCLTLLLFFTTHTLIEKKEMALKHLNSILKSSDDAIITETLDGTIVSWNAGAEKLYGYTAYETVGHNISMLVPENKERETGRILNKIGYGIVVDHYETRHARKDGRIIDVALTSSPIKNASGVVVGALTVEKSFTPSKEAEYAVPHHFYELVTKIATFGRHLQSHASDMDETNRDYLDRLCNSAFQLEKTLEKLTVFSKISTRTESFTPVNLEKIVQETVSGLEMHLSRSKSRVVIGPLPVLKADAVRMRQLFQTLILNALHFAKKGQNFNINIQSTLLQNGSVQIRVEDDGMGVDEKYIEKLFHPFEPIHYKGGYEDVAWNFAMCRKIVTHHGGQIVLKSAPNRGSSVIITLPIG
- a CDS encoding DUF882 domain-containing protein, which produces MMKFLFVEILLFFLSVTTFATEEGRFFYHGNGKLKISNASKLRGLSPRLIALIDYLQEQLSYGKGTVKILSGYRSPQYNENLRKQGRLAGKASLHLEGMAADFVMEGVSAKKMWEYARQLNCCGVGFYHGNAIHLDTGPPRFWDETTSKVYTDISTHNKQIYAVTRYDIYHPGENLTFQIVRATEYPFGIKNEVRIMNDGNEWKKVNLENKEDCIVVHNREEAQQFTIPILQLLDGGAQQLSIQISFCNKPSDEMPDQILSNPFVIVTQE
- a CDS encoding 3-phosphoshikimate 1-carboxyvinyltransferase, with product MIELPSSKSITHRALICAALASGKSVILNPLVCDDTMTTCDVLEKLGIQIEKSAQTWVVRGGNWIRELDSRFRGNDKSGISRTVLNCNESGTTWRFITALTSFLKIPCEITGKESLLQRPIKPLLEALQCADETIFLNGNVSSQFLSGVLLVAPLSDKPLTIKLTTPLVSKPYVELTLDVQKKFGIKIRTKKNFSDFYITPQKYQPTKMEIEKDWSSAAFFIAAGLLSKPLTLTNLNPKSLQADRAIETIAKEMGGELEWNGNDLNIFPSKLRAIEWDIKDSPDLFPIVSVLNACAEGKGKLTGIENLKFKESNRLKTMQKLLKNPNVIDSTDHRIIMAGAVLGLAHKQTPKILHPSCVSKSFPNFWTAFDKIRA
- a CDS encoding sugar kinase, with protein sequence MSILVVGSVAYDDLETPFGKKDRVLGGAATHFSASASFFTPVQLVGVVGGDFDEREITFLRARGVDFTGLQIQPEGKTFHWKGRYGFDLNEAQTLETHLNVFAQFNPSLPAHFQKSPHVFLANIDPELQLKVLEQVQTPKFVAMDTMNFWISGKRSELKKTLAKVNILLINEGEARQLAGERNLVKAAKLIRSWGPKTLVIKRGEYGALLFTGESVFSAPAYPLEDLKDPTGAGDSFAGGFMGYLASQNGDLSETALKRAMICGSVMASFQVEDFGLDRMRQLTKQEINDRFQGFKVLSHFETVLL